The DNA region TCTGATGTGTCCTGTCTCGTTAACACGGACATCAGATTCACTTAAAACAAGTAACACATTTGATATTCTGCAAGATCCACATACATAAAAGAGGATGGTGAGCATCAAAGATCATGAAATGGTACATTAAGCTGATACTTCCGGCACTGGTTCTCGTAGTGTGGGAAGTTGCGGCAATTCTGATGAATAATGCATACATCCTTCCGCGGGTGGAAACCGTTCTCGCAGTCTTTGCAACCCCGTTTGCCGATCTTTACGGCTGCGGGAGTCTTGTGGAGAACAGCTGGGTCAGTATTTACCGGGTAACTCTTGGTTTCATCATTGCCTGTGTAATCGCCGTCCCTCTGGGGATCATTCTCGGCAGGTATCCTGTTCTTGAACAATTTTCAGACAGTCTGATCCAGATCCTGCGTCCCATTCCTCCGATGGCGTGGGTGCCTTTATCCCTTGCATGGTTTGGTCTTGGGCTTACGCCGATCCTGTTTATTATTGTGATCGGCTGTATCTTCCCGATTCTTGTCAATACTATTGACGGTGTGAAGAGGGTGAAGAGAAGTTGGGTCGAAACCGCTAAGATTTATCAGGCAAATGAACGCCAGATCATCACCAAGGTCATTATTCCGGCTGCGGGTCCTGCAATCTGGAACGGTCTTCGTGTCGGTTTCGGCATTGCATGGATGAGCGTTGTCGCAGCGGAAATGATGCCTGGGACCGTCTCGGGTCTTGGATATCTCATCATGTATACCTATAACTGGGGTCAGGTCCAGATGGTTATCGCAGGTATGATTGCCATAGGCATCATCGGCATTGCCATGGATCAGTTCTTCCAGTATGTAATGCGAACGAAGTTTGCCTGGGAGGTGCTTGACAAATGACAGACTGGGATAAAGTATGGGTGAAAGTGGAAGACGCTACGAAAACGTTCTCTTCCCGAAAAGGCGATGTTACTGCCTTGGAGCATGTTAATCTTGAGGTTCATGACGGGCAGTTCGTCTGCCTGCTCGGCCCCTCGGGATGCGGGAAGACCACCCTCCTTCGTATGATCGGCGGTCTTGATGTTCCAACAAGCGGAACCGTCTCCATAGATGGAAAAATCGTGGACGGCCCGTCACCGAAGATGACGATGGTGTTCCAGGAATACTCGCTCTATCCGTGGCGCACCGTCGCGGAAAATGTGGGTTTTGGTTTGGAGATGATCGGCGTTCCAAAGGAGGAGAGGATCGCCGAAGTCAACAAGCGTCTTGCTCTGGTTGGGCTGACCGGATTTGGCGATAATTATCCTTACGAGCTGTCGGGGGGTATGCGTCAGCGGGCTGCCGTTGCCCGGGCACTTGCTACTGATCCGGCGGTTATGCTGATGGATGAACCCTTTGGCGCGCTCGATGCGCAGACCCGGAATAAAATGCAGCGTGAGCTTCTCCAGATCTGGGAAGAAACGAAAAAGACTATTCTTTTCGTTACGCATAGCGTTGATGAGGCAGTTTATCTTTCAGATAAAATTGTCATTCTCACACCTCGTCCTGGAAGAATTTACGAAATATATCCAAATCCACTGCCAAGACCGCGTGATAGAACCAGTATTGAGTTTGCTAAACTCAGAAAAGATGTTCTCGCAGAAATCGAGAAACTAGAGGGGGAGAATAAGAACCTTTAATATGGTTTCCAACCAACCTGATTTGCACATTTAAGAGAGCTAGGAGTAATTAAAAATGGTAAGAAAGCCAGCACGAATGTATCGCAACCTTGCCAAAAAGGCCTACTGCCGCCGTGAATACATGGGTGGTGTACCGGGTCTTAAGGTTGTACAGTTTGATATGGGTAACCTCTCCGAGGATTTCCCGGTCGCCATCCATCTTGAAGCACTTGAAGCATGCCAGATCCGTCACACGGCAATGGAAGCTGCACGTATCAATATGAACAGACGTCTTATGAAGACCGTCGGAAGAAACAACTTCCACTTAAAAATCAGAGCATACCCGCACCACGTTCTTCGTGAACACAAGCAGGCAACCGGAGCTGGTGCAGACCGTGTTTCCGAGGGTATGAGACTTGCATTCGGTAAAGCAGTCGGAACTGCAGCCCGTGTTGCACCAAGACAGCGTGTTTTTACCGTCTGGACAACCCCGCAGTATGTCGATCAGGCAAAGGATGCACTCCTCCACAGCGGATACAAACTCCCGACTCCGGTCCGGGTAATTGTTGAGAACTAAGGCTTTTGCCAAAGCTCTCAATTTATGATACTTTTTTGGAGATATTGTAGATTGTTTTGAGCAGAGGATTCTCTGATTCTGCACGTTTATGTGGATTCTGCATGTTCGAGAGATTCACGAAACCCTCCGCGGGATGCATGCGCCGCATTTTGCATCGTGTAGTGATCAGTCTCTAATCTTGGGCATCTTATTCAAAGAGATTGCGACACAGTTTTTCCATCTGCGCCTTAATTTGTAGATTTCTTCCATGCTGCGAAGATTACGGCAGGATATGCCGTCCTTTTTTTGTGGGAGGATAATCTTCTTACACTCTCCGCGGCAATGTTTGGTTATGCACTTTATGGATGGGTTCCTGCCCATTGGCTGGTGTGTTTTCTGGGCCGTTCTGGCAGCTCCGTTTCTCATCTACGGTATGTGGAAAATAACGAAAATGATCAATAATGACAGGCATGTCCTTCCTTTGATGGCAGTATGCGGAGCGTTTATATTCGTGGTTTCTTTAGTGGATATCCCGTCGCCGACCGGGAGCTGCTCCCACCCGACGGGGACCGGTCTCTCGGCTTCGTTCTTTGGACCGGCCGTCACGTCGGTTCTCGGTCTGATCATTCTCGTGTTCCAGGCGCTTTTGCTTGGACACGGAGGATTCACCACACTTGGGGCCACCGCCTTTTCGATGGCGGTTATGGGGCCTTTAGCCGCATGGCTGGTTTTTAAGGGCCTTCGAAAAACCGGCCGGGTCCCTCTTGGACCGGCGGTTTTCTGTGCGGCGGTTGTTGCCAACTGTGTGACCTATCTCATAACCTCTCTCCAGATAGCCCTGGCATATCCGGTCGAAGGCAGTGTTCTGACCGCTTTTCTTGCGGCAGCGGCCGTTTTTGCCGTAGTTCAGATCCCGATCTCGATCATCGAAGGGATCATCAGCGGACTTGTTGCGACCTATATCGCCCGCATAAAACCGGAAATTTTGCAGAAACTCGGCGTCATCTCAGGCGAAGAGGTCAAAAAAGTTCTCAGTGAACAGGCATGATGCGGCTTTGGCCCAATCCCTCTCAATCGTGAAAAAAACAGGAAATTATATTACCTAATGTAGATATCTATCTCTATGTTCAATCCGTTTAAGAAATCCAATTCCGATCAGGAAGCTGAAATGGAAGAGTATGACGAGTTCGATGAGTATGATGAATCCGTTGTCATCTGGGAGCGGTACAACACCAAGACCGGCGAGGTGGAAGAGACCCTGGAGCTGGAATGCTATGATGAAGATGGTCTCGAAGCCATGGAAACGCTCACCGATGTGAAAAAACCGAACGGTGAGTGGCAGGGATACCGGTACGTGTACATCTCGAACGGTGTGGAAAAACACATCCGTCCAAAAGACAACAAATACCCCTGATATTTTCGGGGTGCGTTATGGAGACATACCGATATCGAAAAGCAGATGCATTCACCTCGGATGCTTCCAACGGCAATCCTGCCGCCTGCCTTTTTTGGACGAAAACCAGACCCTTTCAGAAGACGCTATGCTGGAGATAGCAAAGCAGCACAGAGGTTTCGTCTCGGAAGTGATCTATTGTAAAAGTCACGACGGTATTTTTCTCACATACTACTCTTCCGAAGGCGAGGTAAGTTTCTGTGGGCACGGAACGATCGCCTGCATGTATACGCTGATCAAGAACACGCCTGGCCTTTTTTCATGCAGCGAGATCCCCATACATACGAACAAAAAAGGGCAGCTCACCGTCTATAACAGAATCGCGGATGAGGACGCCGTATTTATCTCCGCTCCAAACCCAGGTTATCTCCCCACCGGTTTAAAACCGGAGGATACTGCTGCGCCGCTTGATTTGTGCGATGAGGATCTCAGTCGGGAGTTCCCTCTCGAGGTCATCGATGCCGGACTAAGGACATTGATCGTGCCGGTAAAATCTTTCCAAAAACTCGTCTCCATCTATCCGGATGAACCGTGTCTCAAGAAGTTCTGCCTGCAAAACGATATCGACATCATCCTGATCTTTTCCTTGAATCCGGCCGATCCGGAAAATATTGCCCATACACGGGTTTTTGCTCCGAGGTTCGGGTACCTGGAAGATCCCGCGACCGGGTCTGGGAACAGCGCATTCGGCTACTACATGCTCAAACACGGCATATGGGACGGGTCGTCGTGTTCCCTCGAACAGGGGGGAGACGACCGGGAATTTAACAGAATCAAACTTCGGTTCCAGGATGATGTCCTGCTGTTTGGCGGGAAAGCTACGACCCGCATCGACGGCGTGTATTATTATTAAGCGGGATCACTCCAATTTTTGGAATTGCCGCGTCAT from Methanocorpusculum labreanum Z includes:
- a CDS encoding ABC transporter permease, translated to MKWYIKLILPALVLVVWEVAAILMNNAYILPRVETVLAVFATPFADLYGCGSLVENSWVSIYRVTLGFIIACVIAVPLGIILGRYPVLEQFSDSLIQILRPIPPMAWVPLSLAWFGLGLTPILFIIVIGCIFPILVNTIDGVKRVKRSWVETAKIYQANERQIITKVIIPAAGPAIWNGLRVGFGIAWMSVVAAEMMPGTVSGLGYLIMYTYNWGQVQMVIAGMIAIGIIGIAMDQFFQYVMRTKFAWEVLDK
- a CDS encoding ABC transporter ATP-binding protein, with the translated sequence MTDWDKVWVKVEDATKTFSSRKGDVTALEHVNLEVHDGQFVCLLGPSGCGKTTLLRMIGGLDVPTSGTVSIDGKIVDGPSPKMTMVFQEYSLYPWRTVAENVGFGLEMIGVPKEERIAEVNKRLALVGLTGFGDNYPYELSGGMRQRAAVARALATDPAVMLMDEPFGALDAQTRNKMQRELLQIWEETKKTILFVTHSVDEAVYLSDKIVILTPRPGRIYEIYPNPLPRPRDRTSIEFAKLRKDVLAEIEKLEGENKNL
- a CDS encoding 50S ribosomal protein L16; the encoded protein is MVRKPARMYRNLAKKAYCRREYMGGVPGLKVVQFDMGNLSEDFPVAIHLEALEACQIRHTAMEAARINMNRRLMKTVGRNNFHLKIRAYPHHVLREHKQATGAGADRVSEGMRLAFGKAVGTAARVAPRQRVFTVWTTPQYVDQAKDALLHSGYKLPTPVRVIVEN
- a CDS encoding energy-coupling factor ABC transporter permease, translated to MHFMDGFLPIGWCVFWAVLAAPFLIYGMWKITKMINNDRHVLPLMAVCGAFIFVVSLVDIPSPTGSCSHPTGTGLSASFFGPAVTSVLGLIILVFQALLLGHGGFTTLGATAFSMAVMGPLAAWLVFKGLRKTGRVPLGPAVFCAAVVANCVTYLITSLQIALAYPVEGSVLTAFLAAAAVFAVVQIPISIIEGIISGLVATYIARIKPEILQKLGVISGEEVKKVLSEQA
- a CDS encoding PhzF family phenazine biosynthesis protein codes for the protein MRYGDIPISKSRCIHLGCFQRQSCRLPFLDENQTLSEDAMLEIAKQHRGFVSEVIYCKSHDGIFLTYYSSEGEVSFCGHGTIACMYTLIKNTPGLFSCSEIPIHTNKKGQLTVYNRIADEDAVFISAPNPGYLPTGLKPEDTAAPLDLCDEDLSREFPLEVIDAGLRTLIVPVKSFQKLVSIYPDEPCLKKFCLQNDIDIILIFSLNPADPENIAHTRVFAPRFGYLEDPATGSGNSAFGYYMLKHGIWDGSSCSLEQGGDDREFNRIKLRFQDDVLLFGGKATTRIDGVYYY